The following proteins are co-located in the Leptospira weilii genome:
- a CDS encoding DUF423 domain-containing protein, which produces MTGKQRTIFILSSLSGFLGVALGAFGAHALKPILTPELFAIYETGNRYHLIHSIPPLILAITGYVNNSQVIWFSSILFLTGILVFSGSLYILAIAGIKILGAITPVGGIAFLIAWGLLGFYAILSKVD; this is translated from the coding sequence ATGACAGGAAAACAAAGAACAATCTTTATACTTTCTTCCTTATCGGGATTTCTCGGAGTCGCCTTAGGCGCATTTGGCGCTCACGCTTTAAAACCGATTTTAACTCCTGAGCTATTCGCAATCTATGAAACAGGAAATCGGTATCATCTGATCCATAGTATTCCCCCTTTGATATTAGCGATAACGGGATATGTAAACAACAGCCAGGTTATTTGGTTTTCTTCCATCTTATTTCTTACGGGAATTCTAGTATTTTCGGGATCTTTGTACATATTGGCGATCGCAGGAATTAAAATATTAGGAGCGATTACTCCAGTTGGAGGAATCGCATTTCTAATCGCTTGGGGCCTTCTTGGTTTTTACGCGATTCTATCAAAGGTAGACTAA
- a CDS encoding carboxypeptidase M32 — protein sequence MVRVLVNLKEEFLLSTEMKEYENLFTEQIRRELKSFTEYRITYQEIWTLRNVLSVLQWDSEIILPEDGREERGSQIGLLSGLIHSKYAGESFYKLAEKAGEENEQKNLPGQAERKIEFERLFQDLDRSRRLPQELVEEFSVTTSKAHSIWAKAKKENRFADFAQILSKIVELSKEQAECYGYQTEAYDALLESYEPGERAKDLDKLFFNLKNSLKPLIAKGKKVANPFLKEIPVFLQNKLGEALPGILGLSSGISRLDASEHPFSTSLGSKDKRITTRYDLKDPLSSIFSILHETGHSLYEVGISEIDGGPSPLHDSVSLGIHESQSRLWENQVGRSKEFWEMYYPIFLDTLNIKESELSFSKLFSYINQSAASLIRVEADQITYNLHIILRFEIERELINGRIQVPELPEVWNSKMKEIFGITVPSDREGVLQDVHWSGGAFGYFPTYTLGNIYSAQLFQTFSKENSNFQSEVKQRKDFSSLLNWLKRNVHWKGKFYSAKDLIRSATGSDPDSSYLIQYLEKKLIELESTDHG from the coding sequence GTGGTTAGGGTACTTGTCAATCTAAAAGAAGAATTTTTACTATCCACTGAGATGAAAGAGTATGAGAACCTTTTTACCGAGCAGATCCGTAGAGAATTAAAATCTTTTACGGAATATAGAATCACTTATCAAGAAATTTGGACGCTTAGAAATGTTCTTAGCGTACTTCAATGGGACTCGGAAATCATTTTGCCTGAGGATGGAAGAGAGGAACGAGGTTCCCAAATCGGACTTCTTTCCGGATTGATCCATTCGAAATATGCCGGTGAAAGTTTTTACAAACTTGCGGAAAAGGCAGGAGAAGAAAACGAACAAAAAAATCTTCCGGGTCAAGCGGAACGAAAAATCGAATTTGAAAGATTATTTCAAGATTTGGATCGTTCTCGCCGTCTTCCTCAAGAGCTTGTTGAGGAATTTTCTGTCACTACAAGTAAAGCGCACTCAATTTGGGCTAAAGCAAAAAAGGAAAATCGATTTGCGGATTTTGCGCAAATTCTCTCTAAGATTGTTGAATTGAGTAAAGAACAAGCCGAATGTTATGGTTATCAAACGGAAGCGTATGACGCTCTATTGGAAAGTTATGAGCCCGGTGAAAGAGCGAAAGATCTGGATAAATTATTTTTTAATTTGAAAAATTCTTTAAAACCTTTAATTGCGAAAGGAAAGAAAGTTGCAAATCCCTTTTTAAAAGAAATCCCAGTCTTTCTTCAAAACAAATTGGGAGAAGCTCTTCCTGGTATCTTGGGATTATCTTCTGGTATTTCTCGTTTGGACGCAAGTGAACATCCGTTTTCTACTTCTCTTGGAAGTAAGGATAAAAGAATCACCACACGTTATGATTTGAAAGATCCGCTTTCTTCCATATTCAGTATTTTGCATGAAACGGGACATTCTCTTTACGAAGTTGGAATATCCGAGATCGATGGCGGCCCTTCTCCTTTACACGATTCTGTCTCTTTGGGTATCCACGAATCGCAGAGTAGGCTTTGGGAAAATCAAGTCGGTAGATCCAAAGAATTTTGGGAGATGTATTATCCGATTTTTCTTGATACTCTAAATATTAAAGAATCCGAATTATCTTTTTCCAAACTTTTTTCTTATATCAACCAATCCGCCGCTTCCTTGATTCGAGTGGAAGCTGATCAGATTACCTATAACCTCCATATTATTCTTCGATTTGAGATCGAGAGGGAATTAATCAACGGTAGAATACAAGTTCCGGAACTTCCGGAAGTCTGGAATTCCAAAATGAAAGAGATTTTTGGAATTACTGTACCTTCCGATAGGGAAGGAGTTTTGCAGGATGTTCATTGGAGCGGAGGAGCTTTCGGATATTTTCCGACTTATACGCTGGGGAATATTTATTCGGCTCAACTTTTTCAAACCTTTTCGAAAGAGAATTCGAATTTTCAATCGGAAGTAAAACAGAGAAAAGACTTTTCTTCTCTCCTGAATTGGCTCAAAAGAAACGTTCATTGGAAGGGAAAATTTTATTCCGCTAAAGATTTAATTCGCTCCGCTACAGGCTCCGATCCAGATTCTTCTTATTTGATACAATATCTTGAAAAAAAACTTATTGAACTGGAATCGACCGATCATGGATGA